One window from the genome of Flavobacterium agricola encodes:
- the fbaA gene encoding class II fructose-bisphosphate aldolase, with protein MAHNIKPGVATGDQIQEIFDYAKQKGFALPAVNVTSSSTINGVLETAAKLNAPVIIQFSNGGASFIAGKGLSNANQQSAILGAIAGAKHIHTLAEAYGATVILHTDHCAKNLLPWIDGLLDASEKHFAETGKPLFSSHMIDLSEEPIEENIEISKKYLARMSKIGMTLEIELGITGGEEDGVDNSDVDSSKLYTQPEEVAYAYEELMKVSPRFTIAAAFGNVHGVYKPGNVKLTPKILDNSQKFVEKKFGTKTNPVDFVFHGGSGSSLEEIREAISYGVIKMNIDTDLQFAFTEGARDYILAKKDYLMTQIGNPEGEDLPNKKYYDPRKWVREAEITFNNRLEQAFADLNNVNTL; from the coding sequence ATGGCACACAACATTAAACCAGGAGTAGCTACTGGGGATCAAATACAAGAAATCTTTGATTATGCAAAACAAAAAGGTTTTGCTTTACCTGCTGTAAACGTAACTAGTTCAAGCACTATTAACGGTGTTTTGGAAACTGCTGCGAAATTAAATGCGCCAGTTATCATTCAGTTTTCTAACGGTGGAGCATCGTTTATTGCTGGAAAAGGATTGTCAAACGCGAACCAACAATCTGCTATTTTAGGAGCAATTGCTGGTGCAAAACATATACATACGTTAGCCGAAGCATACGGTGCAACGGTAATTTTACATACCGACCATTGTGCAAAAAATCTTTTACCATGGATTGATGGTTTATTAGATGCTAGTGAAAAACATTTTGCTGAAACCGGTAAACCTTTGTTTTCATCGCATATGATTGATTTGTCTGAAGAACCAATTGAAGAAAATATTGAAATTTCTAAAAAATACTTAGCTCGTATGAGTAAAATAGGTATGACATTAGAAATTGAATTAGGTATTACAGGTGGTGAAGAAGACGGGGTTGATAATTCAGACGTAGATTCATCTAAATTATATACCCAGCCAGAAGAAGTTGCTTATGCGTACGAAGAACTAATGAAAGTTTCTCCGCGTTTTACTATTGCAGCAGCTTTTGGAAACGTTCATGGGGTTTACAAACCAGGAAACGTAAAGTTAACTCCAAAAATCTTAGACAATTCTCAGAAATTTGTTGAAAAGAAATTCGGTACAAAAACAAATCCTGTTGATTTTGTTTTTCACGGTGGATCAGGTTCTTCATTAGAAGAAATTAGAGAAGCTATTTCTTACGGAGTAATTAAAATGAATATTGATACAGATTTGCAATTTGCATTTACTGAAGGAGCAAGAGATTATATTTTAGCAAAAAAAGATTATTTAATGACGCAAATTGGTAACCCAGAAGGTGAAGATTTACCGAATAAAAAATACTACGATCCGCGCAAATGGGTTCGTGAGGCTGAAATAACATTTAATAACCGTTTAGAGCAAGCATTTGCTGATTTAAACAACGTAAATACTTTATAG
- the tamL gene encoding BamA/TamA family outer membrane protein: MIKTCSKILLIFVLVSFLFACNPTKRVAADIFLLTKAEVLVDSKKVTKEEVLNLMLQKPNNTFIFGYPLKLEMYNLAKVNADSSYQAWLLKKPERYDRLSKLLSEKQVARLGQAFFVSGLSNILKENGEPPVILDTLKTIKSTDKFETYYFDHGYLDAVSSFKIDSVAPKKATITYSVTKGNPYFVDSITYKPSSFIIDSLYQLTKNQMVIGTGKQYNLSDFANERTRLTTFFRNHGVYKFQENYINYNIYRNDDSDKLNVDLIIDQYSKKSGDSLVKEPFDIYKISQVNVFTDNAGKKEYSADSISYNNINIYSSAKLNFKPKAITDAIFINPGNVYSDYRRSITTQSLSNLKIFNYPRIEYIEDVSDSTKNALISNIYLVPLKKYTFNAGFDLMHSNIQDFGILGTAGLTIRNVFKGAEILEISGKANIGSSRELANPDDVFFNLSEFGGDVKLTFPKILMPFKTTGFIPKTMFPTTQISAGVSRQRNIGLDKESFTGILSYSWFPKRYNNIRIDLLNIQYINNLNPYNYFLVYRSTYRRLNSIAERYTAEIDPSYLNENGTLEEQRGTIDFMNSVLNNSIPVSPEDRTVVRSISERYDRLTENNLIVASNITYQKSTRKNLTDYNFWSLRTKFESAGALLSLLDRDKSKTNQNDNSTIFNVAYAEYVKGEVEFIRNWQLSSKKVLATRFFAGLAIPYGNSSSIPFIRSYYAGGTNDNRAWLAYSLGPGSSGGVNDFNEANMKLAFSLEYRFNISGNLNGAIFTDIGNIWNVFDEVKNPKYKFQNLSSLKELAVGTGFGARYDFNFFIFRLDIGFKTYNPAYEYERRWLRDYNFSKAVINIGINYPF, encoded by the coding sequence TTGATAAAAACGTGTTCAAAAATACTACTAATATTTGTATTAGTAAGCTTTTTATTTGCCTGTAACCCGACCAAACGAGTTGCAGCAGATATTTTTTTGCTTACTAAAGCTGAAGTACTTGTTGACAGCAAAAAGGTAACCAAAGAAGAAGTTTTAAATTTAATGCTTCAGAAACCCAATAACACGTTTATTTTTGGTTATCCGTTAAAGCTAGAAATGTACAATTTAGCAAAGGTAAATGCAGACTCATCATACCAAGCTTGGCTTTTAAAAAAACCAGAACGTTACGACCGTTTATCAAAATTATTATCTGAAAAACAAGTTGCACGTTTAGGGCAAGCATTTTTTGTTTCGGGCTTAAGCAATATTTTAAAAGAAAATGGAGAACCACCAGTAATTTTAGATACGTTAAAAACAATAAAATCTACCGACAAATTTGAAACCTATTATTTTGATCACGGTTATTTGGATGCCGTTTCAAGTTTTAAAATAGATTCGGTTGCTCCTAAAAAAGCTACAATTACCTATTCGGTAACAAAAGGAAATCCGTATTTTGTTGACAGCATTACCTACAAACCTAGCTCGTTTATTATAGATTCGTTATATCAATTAACCAAAAACCAAATGGTAATTGGTACCGGAAAGCAATATAACTTATCTGACTTTGCAAACGAAAGAACCCGCCTTACAACGTTTTTTAGAAATCACGGCGTTTATAAATTTCAAGAAAACTACATTAATTACAACATTTACAGAAACGACGATTCGGATAAGTTAAATGTTGATTTGATAATTGATCAGTATTCTAAAAAATCGGGCGATTCGTTAGTAAAAGAACCTTTTGATATTTACAAAATCAGCCAAGTAAATGTTTTTACCGACAATGCAGGTAAAAAAGAATATTCTGCAGACAGTATTTCATACAACAACATCAACATTTATTCATCGGCTAAACTAAACTTTAAACCTAAAGCCATAACCGATGCCATTTTTATAAACCCAGGAAATGTTTATAGCGATTACCGCCGTTCTATAACCACGCAATCGTTATCAAACCTAAAAATATTTAATTATCCACGTATTGAATATATTGAAGATGTTAGCGATAGCACAAAAAATGCTTTAATAAGTAATATTTATTTGGTTCCGCTAAAAAAATATACGTTTAATGCGGGGTTTGATTTGATGCATTCTAACATTCAGGATTTTGGTATTTTAGGAACAGCTGGTTTAACGATTAGAAATGTATTTAAAGGTGCCGAAATATTAGAAATTTCGGGGAAAGCCAATATTGGATCTTCACGTGAATTAGCAAATCCGGACGATGTGTTTTTTAACTTATCTGAGTTTGGTGGTGATGTAAAACTTACCTTTCCTAAAATTTTAATGCCTTTTAAAACCACTGGTTTTATACCTAAAACCATGTTTCCTACCACACAAATTAGTGCTGGAGTTTCTAGACAGCGAAACATTGGATTAGATAAAGAAAGTTTTACCGGGATTCTAAGTTATTCGTGGTTTCCTAAACGCTACAACAACATTCGTATTGATTTGTTAAACATTCAGTACATCAATAACTTAAATCCCTACAATTACTTTTTAGTTTACCGCAGCACGTACCGCCGTTTAAACAGCATTGCAGAAAGATACACAGCCGAAATAGATCCGAGTTATTTGAATGAAAACGGAACGTTAGAAGAACAACGCGGAACGATTGATTTTATGAATTCGGTATTAAACAACAGCATTCCTGTTTCGCCAGAAGACAGAACCGTGGTACGCAGCATTAGCGAACGTTACGACCGTTTAACCGAAAACAATTTAATTGTTGCATCAAATATTACCTATCAAAAATCAACACGAAAAAATTTAACCGATTACAACTTTTGGTCGTTACGAACTAAATTTGAATCTGCAGGTGCGTTACTTTCGCTTTTAGATCGAGATAAATCTAAAACCAATCAAAACGATAACAGCACCATTTTTAATGTTGCTTATGCCGAATACGTAAAAGGCGAAGTAGAATTTATTAGAAACTGGCAATTATCTAGCAAAAAAGTTTTAGCTACCCGTTTTTTTGCAGGCTTGGCTATTCCGTACGGCAACTCGAGTAGCATTCCGTTTATACGTAGTTATTACGCCGGCGGAACAAACGATAACCGTGCTTGGCTAGCTTATTCGTTAGGTCCGGGAAGTTCTGGCGGTGTAAACGATTTTAATGAAGCAAACATGAAATTAGCTTTTTCATTAGAATATCGTTTTAATATTTCAGGCAATCTTAACGGAGCAATTTTTACAGATATTGGAAACATTTGGAATGTTTTTGACGAAGTTAAAAATCCGAAATACAAGTTTCAGAATCTTTCTTCTTTAAAAGAATTGGCTGTAGGAACCGGTTTTGGAGCGCGATACGATTTTAATTTCTTTATTTTTAGGTTAGATATTGGTTTTAAAACCTACAATCCAGCCTATGAATACGAGCGAAGATGGCTGCGTGATTACAATTTTTCTAAGGCCGTTATAAATATTGGAATCAATTATCCATTCTAA